In one Brooklawnia cerclae genomic region, the following are encoded:
- a CDS encoding LacI family DNA-binding transcriptional regulator, which translates to MPHSRRHSITVVDIAREAGVSKSTAARVLASRGSASQEARRRVLTAAEKLGYRPNALAKAMASGASMTIAAVIPDIASPYFSAVMRGLIDAARANGFEVLLTNTDNDAAVEERSIEVLAEKRVDGFVIAPVFQEHPRAIERLVAEGSPVVLLDRRTPALGHVPLVSLDHVGASRLAAGHLLDLGHRRVALITEAPARVQTADLIASGADDTALRPSQQRQIGFARAFEERGLVVDDSLVIHAEYSATSASKVFGRALDEGLDFTAVYCTDAVLTYGAFQAVAERGIRLPERFSFVGFDDQNWTTVVSPPITVVDQPTHALGVAATELLLGLIRDHDAVVTDLQLPARLVPRGSTGPRGQ; encoded by the coding sequence TTGCCGCACTCCCGACGCCACTCGATCACGGTGGTCGACATAGCCCGCGAGGCCGGGGTCTCGAAGTCGACCGCCGCGCGGGTCCTGGCCTCACGAGGATCGGCCAGCCAGGAGGCGCGGCGCAGAGTTCTGACCGCAGCCGAGAAACTCGGATATCGCCCGAACGCCCTTGCCAAGGCGATGGCATCGGGGGCCAGCATGACGATCGCCGCCGTGATACCCGACATTGCCAGCCCGTATTTCTCCGCGGTGATGCGGGGCCTCATCGATGCCGCCCGCGCCAACGGTTTCGAGGTGCTGCTCACCAACACCGACAACGACGCCGCGGTCGAGGAGCGGTCGATCGAGGTGCTCGCGGAGAAGCGGGTCGACGGGTTCGTGATCGCCCCGGTCTTCCAGGAACACCCGCGTGCCATCGAGCGACTGGTGGCCGAGGGGTCGCCGGTCGTCCTCCTCGACCGGCGCACGCCCGCGCTCGGTCACGTGCCTCTGGTCAGCCTCGACCACGTGGGCGCGTCCCGGCTCGCAGCCGGCCACCTGCTGGATCTCGGACACCGGCGGGTGGCACTGATCACCGAGGCCCCCGCCCGCGTCCAGACGGCGGACCTCATCGCGTCCGGAGCCGACGACACGGCCTTGAGACCGTCCCAGCAACGCCAGATCGGTTTCGCCCGGGCCTTCGAGGAGCGCGGACTGGTGGTGGACGACTCCCTCGTGATCCACGCCGAGTACTCCGCGACATCCGCCTCGAAGGTGTTCGGCCGAGCGCTCGACGAAGGACTCGACTTCACAGCCGTGTACTGCACCGACGCGGTCCTGACCTACGGCGCCTTCCAGGCCGTCGCCGAACGCGGGATCCGCCTGCCCGAGCGCTTCTCGTTCGTGGGCTTCGACGATCAGAACTGGACGACCGTCGTATCGCCGCCGATCACCGTCGTCGACCAGCCGACCCACGCGCTGGGCGTGGCCGCCACCGAACTGCTCCTCGGGCTGATTCGCGACCACGACGCCGTCGTCACCGATCTCCAGCTTCCGGCACGGCTGGTGCCCCGCGGGTCCACCGGACCCCGAGGGCAGTGA
- a CDS encoding ABC transporter permease — MVLTIAKRLAAGVGLLFVVATLIFIALHLVPGDPARTILTGTGAVPTDAAVENLREQLGLNLPLGQQYLRYLHELVTGSLGTSLNDNRPVIELIGERLPRTLQLIGSTTVVSVIVGVTIGALAARRGGLIDRIVMVLTSFAVAVPAYVAAVLLVYFVGVKLQWLPSGGYVDPAVDVGRHLRALVLPTISLSLGFSGIVARMTRSAVLNVGNQDWVRTALSVGLTRGQVFRRHVLRNSLSPVVTVTSLQMGGLLGGTVIIERVFSWPGLSGLLIDGVTSRNYPVVQGIVILIAALFILLNIVVDIVYGLLDPRGRSK, encoded by the coding sequence ATGGTTCTCACCATCGCGAAACGGCTGGCAGCGGGCGTGGGTCTGCTGTTCGTGGTCGCGACCCTCATTTTCATCGCGCTGCACCTCGTTCCGGGTGATCCGGCGCGGACGATCCTCACGGGCACGGGGGCCGTCCCGACCGACGCGGCCGTGGAGAACCTGCGCGAGCAACTCGGCCTGAACCTCCCGCTCGGCCAGCAGTACCTGCGCTACCTGCACGAACTGGTGACCGGGTCGCTGGGCACCTCGCTCAACGACAATCGTCCGGTCATCGAACTGATCGGCGAAAGACTCCCGCGCACCCTCCAGCTCATCGGCTCCACGACGGTGGTCTCGGTGATCGTCGGTGTGACCATCGGTGCACTCGCGGCACGGCGCGGGGGTCTCATCGATCGTATCGTCATGGTGCTGACCTCCTTCGCCGTGGCTGTCCCGGCATACGTCGCCGCCGTGCTGTTGGTCTATTTCGTCGGGGTGAAGCTGCAGTGGCTGCCCAGCGGCGGCTACGTCGACCCGGCGGTCGACGTAGGACGTCACCTGCGGGCGCTCGTGCTCCCGACGATCTCGTTGTCGCTGGGATTCTCCGGCATCGTGGCGCGCATGACCCGATCGGCCGTGCTCAACGTCGGCAACCAGGACTGGGTGCGCACGGCGCTGTCCGTCGGGCTGACCCGGGGGCAGGTCTTCCGCCGTCACGTGCTACGCAACTCGCTGAGCCCCGTGGTGACGGTCACCAGCCTGCAGATGGGTGGTCTGCTGGGCGGCACGGTGATCATCGAGCGGGTGTTCAGCTGGCCCGGCTTGTCGGGCCTGCTCATCGACGGCGTCACCAGCCGTAACTATCCGGTGGTGCAGGGCATCGTGATCCTCATCGCCGCTCTGTTCATCCTGCTCAACATCGTGGTCGACATCGTGTACGGCCTGCTCGATCCACGAGGGAGGTCGAAGTGA
- a CDS encoding ABC transporter substrate-binding protein: MRREHAPSALRGALHRVVAVGLALALSAGAVACSANTGEDSTTVLTYGLDSDVPNLQTLKNQGSASMILNSVLHRGLVQYDADGNIVPALAAEVSDVDKQEYTFVLHEGLTFHDGSALTSEDVKASLEAMADADNVAKMYPAAKNIVSIDTPDDLTTIVKLSAPDAAFLSYMADVSGAILPSESIGQEDPTYVGAGPYKFVSYENGSEFVVEKFDDYYEEDKPSIDRIEFKILSDQSARDSALLSGSVDAVSFVGWNNYDQVSANSNLVLDETEGPFMYLLFNTTSDSPFSNPLVRQAVAYAVDRQAVVDSALAGRGEPLSGMPIPESSEYYNEEQANYYTQDLDKAKELLAEAGYPNGFTATMLSSSQYDFHQNTAISVQADLKKIGIELEMVMPDWPTRLEIGAAGDYDIAVYGTVGITNDPSFLDQLLTPAGSQNAPFGYDDPTVNDLLTRGRAATDETERKAIYDELGAYVLENAPIVGLAWRSQAYGYDKKVSGFSNIPGFLTFDSGYTLADATIG; encoded by the coding sequence ATGCGGAGAGAACATGCGCCCTCGGCGCTGCGTGGTGCGCTGCACCGCGTGGTGGCGGTGGGCCTCGCGCTCGCGCTGAGCGCCGGTGCCGTCGCCTGTAGCGCGAACACGGGAGAAGACAGCACGACCGTCCTGACCTACGGTCTCGACAGTGACGTGCCCAACCTGCAGACCCTCAAGAACCAGGGCAGCGCGTCCATGATCCTCAACAGCGTGCTGCACCGTGGCCTGGTGCAGTACGACGCGGACGGAAACATCGTCCCTGCGCTGGCGGCCGAGGTATCGGACGTCGACAAGCAGGAATACACCTTCGTCCTTCACGAGGGGCTGACCTTCCACGACGGCAGCGCCCTCACCAGCGAGGACGTCAAGGCTTCGCTCGAAGCCATGGCTGATGCCGACAACGTCGCCAAGATGTACCCGGCCGCCAAGAACATCGTCAGTATCGACACCCCCGACGACCTCACCACGATCGTGAAGCTGTCGGCTCCCGATGCGGCGTTCCTGTCCTACATGGCCGACGTCTCCGGGGCGATCCTGCCCTCCGAGAGCATCGGTCAGGAGGACCCGACGTACGTCGGCGCCGGCCCCTACAAGTTCGTCAGCTACGAGAACGGCTCGGAGTTCGTCGTCGAGAAGTTCGACGACTACTACGAAGAGGACAAGCCGTCGATCGACCGGATCGAGTTCAAGATCCTGTCCGACCAGTCCGCGCGCGACAGCGCCCTGCTGAGCGGAAGCGTGGACGCGGTCTCGTTCGTCGGCTGGAACAACTACGACCAGGTCTCGGCGAACAGCAACCTCGTGCTGGACGAGACCGAGGGCCCGTTCATGTACCTGCTGTTCAACACCACGTCGGACAGCCCGTTCTCCAACCCGCTGGTGCGCCAGGCCGTCGCCTACGCGGTCGATCGCCAGGCCGTCGTCGACTCCGCTCTTGCGGGACGCGGCGAGCCGCTGTCGGGCATGCCGATCCCGGAGAGCAGCGAGTACTACAACGAGGAACAGGCCAACTACTACACGCAGGACCTCGACAAGGCCAAGGAACTGCTGGCCGAGGCCGGCTACCCGAACGGTTTCACCGCGACGATGCTGTCCTCCTCGCAGTACGACTTCCATCAGAACACCGCGATCTCGGTGCAGGCCGACCTCAAGAAGATCGGGATCGAACTCGAGATGGTCATGCCCGACTGGCCCACGCGTCTGGAGATCGGCGCCGCCGGTGACTACGACATCGCCGTCTACGGCACTGTCGGGATCACCAACGACCCGTCGTTCCTCGATCAGCTGCTGACCCCGGCGGGTTCGCAGAACGCCCCGTTCGGTTACGACGACCCGACGGTGAACGACCTGCTCACCCGTGGACGGGCCGCGACCGACGAGACGGAGCGCAAGGCGATCTACGACGAGCTGGGCGCCTACGTCCTGGAGAACGCCCCGATCGTCGGGCTGGCCTGGCGGTCGCAGGCCTACGGTTATGACAAGAAGGTGTCCGGGTTCAGCAACATCCCGGGATTCCTCACCTTCGACTCCGGTTACACACTCGCGGACGCGACCATCGGTTGA
- a CDS encoding ABC transporter permease subunit: protein MKQGLRAFWREFRSPGTAAAGIFLALLILMAIFAGLVAPYDPVAQSDVRLAPPGSGHLLGTDQFGRDILSRLLIGGRVDLTVSFGASLLAMCIGVLLGLAGGTARSFLGGLAMRAVEVVLAFPPIVLALLVVTLFGQGELTLVVTMGVLFAPAFARIVYGEVLTVRSLEYVQASTAIGTPRSRIVFGVILPAVYPPILVQLSLTLASAMLLSSGLSYLGLGTVPPTPSWGGMIAEGQALMMTSPLLLLVSSGVVVATILSFSVLADALEKALDPRRRKSRVELTPATVTPTFGGPSEPDPSTQGAA, encoded by the coding sequence GTGAAGCAAGGGTTGCGCGCGTTCTGGCGCGAGTTCCGGTCACCCGGCACCGCGGCCGCGGGGATCTTCCTGGCGCTGCTGATCCTGATGGCGATCTTCGCAGGCCTGGTGGCGCCCTACGATCCCGTCGCGCAGAGCGACGTCCGGCTGGCCCCTCCCGGATCGGGGCACCTGCTGGGCACCGACCAGTTCGGCAGGGACATCCTGTCGCGGCTCCTCATCGGCGGCCGGGTCGACCTGACGGTGTCGTTCGGGGCGTCCCTGCTGGCCATGTGCATCGGCGTATTGCTGGGGCTCGCGGGCGGGACGGCCCGCAGCTTTCTCGGAGGGCTTGCCATGCGGGCGGTCGAGGTGGTGCTGGCGTTCCCGCCGATCGTGCTGGCGCTGCTCGTCGTCACGCTGTTCGGGCAGGGCGAGCTGACCCTCGTGGTCACGATGGGCGTCCTGTTCGCCCCCGCCTTCGCGCGCATCGTCTACGGCGAGGTGCTCACGGTGAGGTCGCTGGAGTACGTGCAGGCCAGCACGGCGATCGGGACGCCGAGGTCGCGGATCGTCTTCGGCGTGATCCTCCCGGCCGTCTACCCGCCGATCCTCGTCCAGCTGTCGCTCACGCTCGCCTCGGCGATGCTGCTGTCGTCCGGCCTGAGCTACCTGGGGCTGGGAACCGTGCCACCCACACCCTCGTGGGGCGGCATGATCGCCGAAGGACAAGCGCTGATGATGACCTCCCCGCTCCTGCTCCTGGTGAGCAGCGGCGTCGTCGTGGCCACCATCCTGTCCTTCTCCGTGCTGGCGGACGCCTTGGAGAAGGCCCTCGACCCGAGGCGCCGGAAGAGCCGGGTGGAGCTCACCCCGGCCACCGTCACCCCGACGTTCGGGGGACCGTCCGAGCCGGATCCATCAACGCAGGGGGCA